The Chroococcidiopsis sp. TS-821 genome includes a region encoding these proteins:
- a CDS encoding sodium:solute symporter: MSGLDIFVLIAYFVGVGAIGYWSSRSSLESSKSYFLGGGGIGWMAIGASLFASNISAEHFIGLAGTGASSGLAVGQFEWIACFMLLLLGWLFVPFYIRTGVFTMPEFLEKRFNSQCRTYLSIVSLIAYIFTKISVAVYAGALVLQTILGWNIWVGAIVLIVATGAYTVFGGLRAVIYTDFLQAFILIGGGIFLTAIAITDVGGFGPFVQGADPEFFNLWKSINHPEFPWTGILFGAPILGLWYWCTDQMIVQRTLAAPDIENARRSTIFAGFLKLIPVFILVLPGIAGRELFPDVAPNQMYATMVNELLPTGIKGLVVAGLLAALMSSLSSVFNSSSTLVVMDFYKRWRPDASERELVRAGQLSTIVLVISGLLWLPFIGLMSDQLYVYLQSVQAYISPPIAAVFLLGLLWKRANGRGAINTLIAGFILGAIRFIAELGTNAGWITWRPLVAYATINFLHFAILLFAISVFILVLVSLTSSAPSQKHLSMFLASEQRVQKVLGSHKVHQQNVIYSVGLAAIVAVFWVIFSPVVF; this comes from the coding sequence GTGAGTGGGTTAGATATCTTTGTTCTCATTGCTTACTTTGTGGGTGTTGGTGCGATTGGCTACTGGTCAAGTAGATCGAGTTTAGAAAGTAGTAAATCATACTTTCTAGGTGGTGGTGGAATTGGTTGGATGGCAATTGGTGCTAGTTTGTTTGCTAGCAATATTTCCGCAGAACACTTTATTGGATTAGCTGGTACAGGCGCGAGTTCTGGTTTAGCAGTAGGGCAATTTGAATGGATTGCTTGCTTTATGCTGCTACTATTAGGGTGGCTGTTTGTACCGTTTTATATACGTACTGGCGTATTTACAATGCCAGAGTTTTTGGAGAAGCGTTTTAATTCGCAATGCCGTACGTACTTATCTATTGTTTCTTTAATTGCATACATTTTTACCAAAATTAGCGTAGCGGTTTATGCAGGGGCACTGGTTCTGCAAACAATTTTGGGATGGAATATTTGGGTAGGCGCAATTGTCTTAATTGTGGCGACAGGAGCATACACAGTCTTTGGTGGATTGCGTGCGGTTATTTATACAGACTTTTTACAAGCATTTATCCTGATTGGTGGCGGAATTTTTCTCACAGCGATCGCTATTACCGATGTCGGTGGTTTTGGTCCTTTTGTACAAGGTGCTGACCCTGAATTCTTCAATTTATGGAAGAGTATCAATCATCCGGAATTTCCTTGGACAGGGATTTTGTTCGGCGCACCTATTCTCGGACTTTGGTACTGGTGTACGGATCAAATGATTGTGCAACGCACGCTAGCAGCACCGGATATTGAAAATGCGCGGCGATCGACAATTTTTGCTGGTTTTTTGAAGTTAATACCAGTTTTTATTCTTGTACTTCCTGGCATTGCTGGCAGAGAACTGTTTCCTGATGTTGCTCCTAACCAGATGTACGCCACAATGGTTAATGAACTGCTACCAACAGGAATTAAAGGGTTGGTTGTTGCTGGCTTACTGGCAGCATTGATGAGTTCGCTTTCCAGTGTGTTTAATAGTAGTTCTACCTTAGTGGTAATGGACTTTTACAAGCGCTGGCGTCCAGATGCGAGTGAAAGAGAACTAGTTCGTGCTGGGCAGCTGTCAACAATTGTTCTTGTCATTTCTGGTTTACTCTGGCTTCCATTTATTGGCTTGATGAGCGATCAATTGTATGTGTATCTCCAATCAGTACAAGCATATATTTCACCACCGATCGCGGCTGTCTTTTTATTGGGACTTTTGTGGAAACGCGCCAATGGCAGAGGTGCAATTAATACTCTGATTGCTGGATTTATTTTGGGTGCAATTCGCTTTATTGCTGAACTTGGAACAAATGCCGGTTGGATTACTTGGAGACCGTTAGTTGCCTACGCTACTATTAACTTCTTGCATTTTGCGATTTTATTGTTTGCGATCTCGGTGTTTATTTTAGTACTTGTAAGTTTGACAAGCTCAGCACCGAGTCAAAAGCATCTCAGTATGTTTTTAGCATCAGAGCAAAGAGTACAAAAAGTACTAGGTTCGCATAAGGTACATCAGCAAAATGTCATCTATAGTGTGGGTTTAGCAGCAATTGTTGCTGTATTCTGGGTAATTTTTAGTCCTGTAGTTTTTTAG